The DNA segment GTTCACTTCCTGCCAGCTGGAACGTACAAAACCGCCGCGTCCGCGTGCGGCTTTATATTCTTTGGCTTTTTCAGGCTGGCTGACGATCGAACCCCAGGCATCCACCGGATCGCTGTAGGTCAGTTTGGCTTCGCGCCACAGCTGGATAAGCTTTTTGCGCATCAGCGGATATTTCAGGCGATTGGCGCTGTAAAGATACCAGGAGTAGCTGGCACCGCGCGGGCAGCCGCGTGGCTCGTGGTTTGGCAGATCAGGACGGGTACGCGGATAGTCAGTCTGCTGGGTTTCCCAGGTGACCAGACCGTTTTTGACGTAAATCTTCCAGCTACATGAACCGGTGCAGTTCACACCGTGTGTGGAACGGACCACTTTATCGTGCTGCCAGCGGCTACGGTAGCCGTCTTCCCAGTCACGGTTAGTATTCAGCGTCTGGCCGTGGCCGTCAGCGAAGGGTTCAGCTAGCTGTTTGAAATAGCGAAACCGGTCAAGAAACTTGCTCATCCGGGAATCTCCTGTGCAAAGGCCTGTGGCGCTTTGTCGTTATGTGAATGGCGGGGAATTCAATTACATTGCTCACGTTGGCCTCAGGGTATTCACGCGCGTGATGAGTACCTTTGATTGCGATCAAGTGAGCGCCGTCGTATAAAAATTCACATAACGAAAAATACCCCAAAAGAGGTATTTGATAAAATACGCGTAAGTTACTGATTTATTTTGTGTAAATCGTTTTATTTGGAATTTTTTTTGACAGGGAAGTACAGAGTGGAAAATGAGGGGTATTCAGCACGCCCGCCGGTTTGCATGACATAAACCAGCGGGCAATATTGAGGAGTTCAGAGGAAGTCTTTGGCTTTATTGAGCAATGCAGCTTTGGTGATGACGCCCAGCAGACGGCGGGATTGCGCATTTTCCAGCACCGGCAAACGTTCCAGCGGCGAGTTGCTGAACATCGCCCACGCCTGCTCGTAACTGGCCTGCTGGAACAGCGTGGTGAACTCTTGTTCGATAAACGCATCTATCGGGTCATCAGATTTCAGGCTGCCGTCAATAATACCGCTCGCCAGCACATTGGTCGGCACCACGCCGAGGAACCGCTCTTCCCGGTCCACCACGTAGACGTAGCGCGTGCGCTGTTTCAGCCCTTCGCTGACCACTTCAGACAATGAGGCATCGACGTACATTTTCGAGCAAGGGGTCACCAGCGAGCCGACGGTGCTGTATTCAAATTCATTCTTCGCGAGGAAGCGGGCGTTGTGGCGCGTCAGCACCGGGTAAGTGCCGCCCTCTTTCAGGCGCGAAGCGACGACATAAGAAATCGCCGTCGCCAGCATCAGCGGGAACAGCAACGAGCTGTTAAGCGTCATTTCGAACGCCATCATGATTGACATCAGCGGTGCGTGGCTGGTCGCCGCCAGCAGTGCGCTCATGCCGATGGCCGCGTACAATCCGACCGGTCCGGGATCGAACCCGAGCCATTGCAGGCAGGTACACACCAGCGCCCCGCCCGCTGCGCCAATCAGCAATGACGGCGTAAACAGCCCGCCCACTGCGCCCGAGCCGATGGTTATCGCCGTGGCGACAATTTTTAAAATCAGCAAGACCAGCAGAGACGTCTGCAAATCGCCGTTGTTTAAAATGAGATCGATGACTTCAAAACCGTTGCCCAGCACCAGCGGTGAAATCATCGCCACCAGCCCGACGCCCAGTCCACCCAGGCCAAGACGCAGTGCCGGATGAGAGACAGGCTTCATCCACTGGCGGACTTTTTCGATCGAAGAGATAAACAGCGGCCCGAGGAGCCCGGTTGCAGCGCCGATAATCAGTACAGTGATGATCGCGCCAAATGACGGGCTAAACGTTGCCGAAGAATAGAGGTACAACAGTGCATAACCGGTCAGCGAGCGGACAGTGAGCACGGCCACTGACGCGGAGATAAACAGCGGGATCAGCCGCTGGACGGCGGTCACACCAAAGGCGATTTCTGCCACAAACAGCGCACCGGCAAACGGCGCGTGATACACCGCCGCCAGCCCGCCCGCGGCGGCCATGGCGATAATATCGGACTGATGGACGCCCTTAAAACGCGAAAATCGCCCGAGCAAACTGCCGCTCAGCGCCGACAGCTGCACCATCGCGCCTTCACGCCCGATCGACCCGCCGCTGGCGATGCTGGCGAGCGACGACAGACCGCGCAGCACCGTGCTGACTATCGGAATACCCGGCAGCCGCTGGTCGATCACATCGAGGTAATCCGGCATTTTGCCGTGCTTGTCTTCATGGCGCAGTGCCCACAGCAAGATGAATCCGGCAATAATGCCGCCCGCCGTGGTGATAAGCGGCCAGGCCAGTCTCGGATATTCATTAAAAGCTTTGGTGATATCGCTGCCGTCGGTAAACATCAGGTCGTTGATGCCGGAAATTGCGCCGCGAAAGGCGATCGTCACCAGCGCGGCGACAATCCCGGTGGGAATGGCGATCAGCAGGTTTACCCAGTCACCCTTTTGCAGGGAATCGAATGCTTTCAGGCCCATCAGGTTCTCTTAGTGAAAAAGGTGCTGGCAGGGAGAATAGCATTTTGGCGGGCGTTTCTCATGCCCGTGACAGGGGGGAACCGGAAGAATGCGGTCAGGCGGGAAGTAATTTTTGCAAAAATGAAGATGCACTCTATGCTTCGTGAGCAACAGGTACATTCAAAGGAATTAATATGGTGGTTAAAGGTCTTTCCAAGGGGTTTTTTCTTACGATTTTACTGATCGTAACGTTGGCTTTTTTTGATGTTTTGCAACCTTACTATTCATCCGTTTTGTGGGCGATTATTCTGGCGGTTATTTTCAATCCGCTGAAAAACCGGCTTAAACAGTATGTCGGCGATCGCAACGGCGTGGTCTCGTTACTGACGGTGCTGATCATCTGTCTGATTGTGTTCACACCGCTGGCGATCATTGTTTCCTCGCTGGCGATTGAGTTCAACGCCGTTTACACCAAGCTACAGGGAAATGAAACGCATCTGCCGGGGATTCTGGCCGATGTAATTCATCACCTCCCGCGCTGGGCGCGTCATTTCCTTTCCGACCATGATCTGGACAGCACTACTGAAATCCAGAAAAAACTGTCAGACGTGGCACTTCAGGGTAGCCAGTATCTGGCAGGCAGCGTGTTCGTGATCGGTAAGAGCACCTTTGGTTTTGCTCTCGGTTTCGTCATCATGCTGTACATTTTGTTCTTCCTTATCAAAGACGGCGCGTATCTGGTGAACCTGATTCTGGCAGCCCTGCCGCTGTCGAGCTATGTGAAGCATCACCTGTTTATGAAGTTTGCCGCCGTGGCGCGTGCGACAGTCAAAGGCACAGTGGTGGTAGCGATCGTTCAGGGTGCGCTTGGTGGTCTTGCGTTTTACATTGCCGGTATCGAAGGCAGTTTACTTTGGGGTGCGCTGATGGCGTTTCTGTCGATCATCCCGGCAGTGGGTTCAGCCATTATCTGGGTACCGGCAGCGATTTATTTCTTCGCCTCAGGCATGCTGTGGAAAGGTGTCTTCATCGTGGTGTTCTTCGTCGTGATAATCGGTCTGGTGGATAATATTCTGCGTCCGCTGCTGGTCGGCAAAGATACCAAAATGCCGGACTATCTGATTCTGATCAGTACGCTCGGCGGAATGGAAGTCTACGGCATCAACGGATTTGTTATTGGCCCGTTGATTGCTGCGCTGTTTATCGCCTGCTGGAATATCCTTTCCGGGCGCGATCATCGCGATAACATTGATGAGATTGACGAAGACTTTATCGAGGAAGGGAAAAATCATCCGGGTGCCTGATAACCCCCGTGGTGTTTTCACAA comes from the Enterobacteriaceae bacterium Kacie_13 genome and includes:
- a CDS encoding AI-2E family transporter, with translation MVVKGLSKGFFLTILLIVTLAFFDVLQPYYSSVLWAIILAVIFNPLKNRLKQYVGDRNGVVSLLTVLIICLIVFTPLAIIVSSLAIEFNAVYTKLQGNETHLPGILADVIHHLPRWARHFLSDHDLDSTTEIQKKLSDVALQGSQYLAGSVFVIGKSTFGFALGFVIMLYILFFLIKDGAYLVNLILAALPLSSYVKHHLFMKFAAVARATVKGTVVVAIVQGALGGLAFYIAGIEGSLLWGALMAFLSIIPAVGSAIIWVPAAIYFFASGMLWKGVFIVVFFVVIIGLVDNILRPLLVGKDTKMPDYLILISTLGGMEVYGINGFVIGPLIAALFIACWNILSGRDHRDNIDEIDEDFIEEGKNHPGA
- a CDS encoding chloride channel protein, whose translation is MGLKAFDSLQKGDWVNLLIAIPTGIVAALVTIAFRGAISGINDLMFTDGSDITKAFNEYPRLAWPLITTAGGIIAGFILLWALRHEDKHGKMPDYLDVIDQRLPGIPIVSTVLRGLSSLASIASGGSIGREGAMVQLSALSGSLLGRFSRFKGVHQSDIIAMAAAGGLAAVYHAPFAGALFVAEIAFGVTAVQRLIPLFISASVAVLTVRSLTGYALLYLYSSATFSPSFGAIITVLIIGAATGLLGPLFISSIEKVRQWMKPVSHPALRLGLGGLGVGLVAMISPLVLGNGFEVIDLILNNGDLQTSLLVLLILKIVATAITIGSGAVGGLFTPSLLIGAAGGALVCTCLQWLGFDPGPVGLYAAIGMSALLAATSHAPLMSIMMAFEMTLNSSLLFPLMLATAISYVVASRLKEGGTYPVLTRHNARFLAKNEFEYSTVGSLVTPCSKMYVDASLSEVVSEGLKQRTRYVYVVDREERFLGVVPTNVLASGIIDGSLKSDDPIDAFIEQEFTTLFQQASYEQAWAMFSNSPLERLPVLENAQSRRLLGVITKAALLNKAKDFL